The Eikenella corrodens genome segment TCGGGTCGGCTTCGGCGTAGCCCAGCTCCTGCGCCTGCTTGAGCACTTCGGCAAACGGGCTGCCGTGGGAGCGCATATTGCTCAGGATGAAGTTGCTGGTGCCGTTGATGATGCCGGCCACCGATTTAATGCGGTTGGCGGCCAGGCCTTCGCGCAGGGCTTTGATGATCGGGATGCCGCCGGCCACCGCCGCTTCAAACATCACCATCACATTTTTTTCCGCCGCCAGCGCGAAAATTTCGTTGCCGTATTCGGCCAAGAGTTTTTTGTTGGCGGTTACCACATGTTTGCCGTTTTCGATGGCGCACAACACCACTTCGCGTGCCGTATCCGTACCGCCGATCAGCTCCACCACGATATCTACATCCGCGCTGCGGGCTACCTGAAACACATCGTCCGATACCACCGTATCACTCGGACATAGTTTGCGGATGCGGTCGGTGTTGTGGCTGGCAGCCATGCTGATTCGCACTTCGCGCCCCAGGCGGCGCGTGATTTCCTGCGCGTTTTCCGACAATAATTTGGCCGTACCGCCACCGACGGTACCCATCCCCAAGATGCCAATTCTAATTGGTTGCATGCTGACTCCTTGTTATGATTACGGCTGCGCCAAGCGCCAATTTGCCGTTTTGCTCTGAACATGCCGGCCTGCCATGCGGGCGGCCAAGCTAATAAACAGTAAAATAAAATCCGAAAGCGGACAGAAAGCCGCTATCTTAGCTGAAAACCCCGCTTTTTACACCTTTTAATAGAAACACTTACCCATTTAGCCACACCACCTCGAAGCCAAGCGTTTCAATCTCCTTGCAGCCTATGCTTTCAGGTAGCCTCCAACCCATTCAAACACAAACAAATTATGCTGATTCAAGAACACCAGCCCACCTCCGCCTGCCACATCGATCACTATCAGCCCGGCCAAATAGAAATCGACGGCCACACCTACCGCCAAGCCGTATTGCTTGACGGCGGCGGCGGCGTGCAAACCGTCAACCTTCACTCCGCAGCCGAACTGCAAGCTGCAGACCTAGCCCTCGCCGCTGCAAGCCGGCCCGAAGTAATCCTCATCGGCACCGGCGAGCGGCAACAGTTTTTACACCCGCGCATTGCCGCCGCGGCAAGCGGCATCGGCGTGGAATGCATGCACACCGCCGCCGCCGTGCGTACCTATCTGTTGCTGCAAAGCGAAGGCCGCCGCATATGGGCATGGTTGTGGCCGTAATGCAGCAGGTAAGATGGCGCAGAATTTTCAGGTAGCCTCTGATGCACAATAGGCTACCTGAAACCTTACAGCAACTCCGCTGCACTACATTTTATAGATAAAAATAAAATAATTACCTCAATCTCCCACATCCTCTGCCAACTCCCGCATCCACCCGTTTGCGGCAAACGACACCGCTCGATTGCCCGCCACGATAAAGTGATCCAATAGCCGTACATCCAACAGCGCCAATGCCTGTTGCAATCGTCGGGTGAAGGCTAAATCTGCTGACGAAGGCTCAGTCGAGCCACCGGGATGGTTGTGCGCGATAATCAGCGAAGCGGCATGATAGC includes the following:
- a CDS encoding Mth938-like domain-containing protein, whose translation is MLIQEHQPTSACHIDHYQPGQIEIDGHTYRQAVLLDGGGGVQTVNLHSAAELQAADLALAAASRPEVILIGTGERQQFLHPRIAAAASGIGVECMHTAAAVRTYLLLQSEGRRIWAWLWP